The genomic segment AGTTGCCGACTGCAGCCCCCATCGACTCCGATGACGGCCAAGACCTACTTGAGCGTGGCTGGGAGGCGACGAAAGAGGAGTTCGAGCGCAACCTCGAGCGGGTGAGGGAAGCACTTGACGAACTCTCCGACGAGGAGATTATGCGCGACGAAGATCTCGCTCGGCACGCGTTCCACCAGGTCGGCGCCTACGACGGGCCAACGATCTTTCTGTACAACGAATATTCGAACGGTATCCGTCACCGTGAGCAGCTGGATCGAGTGCTGGAGGAGAGCGAGGAGCTCTGGATCGTACCTGCCGACGTCCACTTCTAACAGATGTCCCGGATCACAAATTGGAAGCGCGAGAGTCGGTCGCCCACACTCGCATACCGGAATACGGAGACCGGAGCTCGGGCTATCTTACACCGAGCACCGGACTCGTACCGCTACAAGTGGCGCGGCGCAATCCTCGTCGACGGCTACCCGGTGTGGTCGCGGGGGTACGAGACGAAGGACGCGAAATCGTTCCGTGACGAGCTCCGTGACCGGCCAGCGCCCGAACTGAGTTGTCCCGAGTGTCCGAACAGCGATGTAGCAATCGGTGGGAAAACGGCTGACGGCGCGAAGGTTCAGCGCTGGTTCGAGTATCGGAACTGTGGGTACGAAGCATCCTCGCGAATCGTGTATGGCGCCGAGCGCTGATTGATAAGGGCGCATCTGCGGTGACGTTTATTTTGGGCCGGAATGGGTGGCCCGTCTTAATCGGGCCAGATCCACAGATGAGCCTGGAAGTCATCGACCGCCACAGCGAAGCACTGTTCGAGTTCCTCTGGTGTCCGGTCTGCGGGCACGAGATATTCAGTCACATTCCCTTCGAAGGTGTGTTCTGCAAGAACTGCAACACGCAGGTCGAACTCCAAGAATCCCGAGAGACACGCGGATACGAGGAGGCCGTCCTCGCCTGCTTCGACACCCACTCAACGTGGAACCTCCACGTCGACGAGAAGCTCCGTCGCGACCTACCCGATGGGTCGGCACGGGTGAAGATCCTCGGCGCACCGGGTGCCTACAAGGTCGACTGGTGGAGTCCAGAACCCGGCGATGACTGGGAGCCGGTCGAACGAGGCGAGTTCGACGATGTCGACGAACCAGCCGATATCTCCCATCTCGCGTAGGGGCAAGCAGTCCCTGTGGCTGTTTTTCACCCCCTGAGGGGTGCGAGGTGCTCGAACGAGTAGCTCCCGAACAGACCGATGAGTAGACCTAGCGACACACACTCGATTGAACAGACACACCCAGCGAGCGACTGCGACGTCGCCTACGTCGGGTATCGGCAGAGCGGGCAGGCTATCGTTGAGAAACGTCCCGGCCAAGAACGGCTCACGCCAGAGCGGAGTCTCGCACTGGTGAACCACAGTCCCTCAGGCTT from the Natronomonas gomsonensis genome contains:
- a CDS encoding DUF7567 family protein — translated: MSLEVIDRHSEALFEFLWCPVCGHEIFSHIPFEGVFCKNCNTQVELQESRETRGYEEAVLACFDTHSTWNLHVDEKLRRDLPDGSARVKILGAPGAYKVDWWSPEPGDDWEPVERGEFDDVDEPADISHLA
- a CDS encoding DUF7568 family protein; this translates as MSRITNWKRESRSPTLAYRNTETGARAILHRAPDSYRYKWRGAILVDGYPVWSRGYETKDAKSFRDELRDRPAPELSCPECPNSDVAIGGKTADGAKVQRWFEYRNCGYEASSRIVYGAER